One region of Camelina sativa cultivar DH55 chromosome 6, Cs, whole genome shotgun sequence genomic DNA includes:
- the LOC104792639 gene encoding peroxidase C3-like, giving the protein MGFSPSFSCSAMGALILGCLLLQASNSNAQLRPDFYFRTCPSVFSIIGDTIVDELRSDPRIAASILRLHFHDCFVRGCDASILLDNSTSFRTEKDAAPNANSVRGFNVIDRMKASLERACPRTVSCADMLTIASQISVLLSGGPWWPVPLGRRDSVEAFFDLANTALPSPFFTLAQLKAAFADVGLNRASDLVALSGDHTFGKAQCQFVTPRLYNFNGTNRPDPTLNPTYLTELRRLCPRNGNGTVLVDFDSVTPNAFDSQYYTNLRNGKGLIQSDQELFSTPGADTIPLVNQYSSSTFVFFRAFVEAMIRMGNLRPLTGTQGEIRQNCRVVNSRRIRVVENDDGVVSSI; this is encoded by the exons ATGGGGTTTTCACCTTCATTTTCTTGCAGTGCTATGGGAGCCCTAATATTGGGTTGCCTTCTGCTTCAAGCATCAAACTCTAATGCTCAGTTGAGGCCTGACTTCTACTTCAGGACTTGCCCATCTGTTTTCAGCATCATTGGGGATACCATCGTCGATGAACTGCGGAGTGATCCTCGTATTGCTGCGAGCATCCTTCGTCTTCACTTCCATGACTGCTTTGTTCGT GGTTGCGATGCATCGATCTTGCTAGACAATTCCACATCATTCCGGACCGAGAAAGATGCTGCTCCAAACGCAAATTCGGTTCGAGGGTTCAATGTCATAGATAGAATGAAAGCATCCCTTGAGAGAGCTTGCCCGAGAACGGTGTCTTGTGCAGATATGCTCACCATCGCCTCTCAAATATCAGTGCTTTTG TCGGGAGGTCCATGGTGGCCGGTACCGTTGGGGAGGAGAGACAGCGTAGAAGCTTTCTTCGACTTGGCTAATACAGCTCTTCCCTCTCCATTTTtcacacttgctcaacttaaaGCTGCTTTTGCTGACGTTGGCCTTAACCGCGCCTCGGATCTAGTCGCTCTTTCTG GTGATCACACATTTGGAAAAGCACAATGCCAATTCGTGACACCTCGTCTCTACAACTTCAATGGAACCAACAGACCAGACCCAACTCTGAACCCAACTTACCTCACCGAACTCCGTCGATTATGCCCTCGAAACGGAAACGGCACCGTTCTGGTCGACTTCGATTCCGTGACTCCAAACGCTTTCGATAGTCAATACTACACCAATCTCCGTAACGGCAAAGGTCTTATTCAGAGTGACCAAGAACTCTTCTCGACTCCAGGAGCCGACACCATTCCACTAGTAAACCAATACAGCAGCAGCACGTTCGTGTTCTTCCGAGCATTCGTTGAGGCAATGATCAGGATGGGAAATCTTAGACCATTGACTGGAACGCAAGGCGAGATAAGACAGAACTGTAGGGTTGTGAATTCACGAAGAATTAGGGTTGTGGAGAACGACGATGGTGTTGTGAGTTCTATTTGA